In the genome of Nocardioides marmoribigeumensis, one region contains:
- a CDS encoding Mrp/NBP35 family ATP-binding protein, with translation MPHPTPDQVRAALASVNDPEIRRPITELGMVESVEVDASGHAAVTILLTVSGCPMRDTLTKDVTAAARSVEGVTGATVTFGVMNDEQRTALRATLNNGKAPKEIPFAKPDSLTKVYAIASGKGGVGKSSVTVNLAVAMAREGLKVGLVDADIYGHSIPAMMGIAEQRPTQVDDMIMPVPTEYGPSVVSMGMFKPRREQVVAWRGPMLDRALVQMLSDFYWGDLDALLLDLPPGTGDMAISLGQHLPNAEVIVVTTPQEAAAEVAERAGTMASMLHQRVVGVVENMSYLPCPHCGPEHRIDLFGAGGGQRVAETLSARFGYDVPLLAEVPLDPRLRSGGDSGQPLVWSEPDAPASVALGGAARRLSSRGRNLAGMQLGLTPTSKL, from the coding sequence ATGCCACACCCCACTCCCGACCAGGTCCGCGCTGCCCTCGCGAGCGTCAACGACCCCGAGATCCGGCGCCCGATCACCGAGCTCGGCATGGTCGAGTCCGTCGAGGTCGACGCCTCCGGCCACGCGGCCGTCACGATCCTGCTCACCGTCTCCGGCTGCCCGATGCGCGACACCCTGACCAAGGACGTCACCGCGGCCGCCCGCTCCGTCGAGGGCGTCACCGGCGCGACCGTGACCTTCGGGGTGATGAACGACGAGCAGCGCACCGCGCTCCGCGCCACCTTGAACAACGGCAAGGCGCCCAAGGAGATCCCCTTCGCCAAGCCCGACTCGCTGACCAAGGTCTACGCGATCGCCTCCGGCAAGGGCGGCGTCGGCAAGTCGTCGGTCACGGTCAACCTCGCCGTGGCGATGGCCCGTGAGGGCCTCAAGGTCGGCCTCGTCGACGCCGACATCTACGGCCACTCGATCCCGGCGATGATGGGCATCGCCGAGCAGCGGCCCACTCAGGTCGACGACATGATCATGCCCGTGCCGACCGAGTACGGCCCGTCGGTGGTGAGCATGGGGATGTTCAAGCCCCGCCGCGAGCAGGTCGTCGCCTGGCGCGGCCCGATGCTCGACCGGGCCCTGGTCCAGATGCTCTCCGACTTCTACTGGGGCGACCTCGACGCGCTCCTGCTCGACCTCCCGCCCGGCACCGGCGACATGGCCATCTCGCTCGGCCAGCACCTGCCCAACGCCGAGGTGATCGTGGTGACCACCCCGCAGGAGGCGGCCGCCGAGGTCGCCGAGCGCGCGGGCACCATGGCCTCGATGCTCCACCAGCGCGTGGTCGGCGTCGTGGAGAACATGTCCTACCTCCCCTGCCCGCACTGCGGGCCCGAGCACCGCATCGACCTCTTCGGCGCCGGCGGCGGCCAGCGCGTGGCCGAGACCCTCTCCGCGCGCTTCGGGTACGACGTCCCGCTGCTCGCCGAGGTGCCGCTCGACCCGCGCCTGCGCTCGGGCGGCGACTCCGGTCAGCCGCTGGTGTGGTCCGAGCCCGACGCCCCCGCCTCGGTGGCCCTGGGCGGTGCTGCCCGCCGCCTGTCGAGCCGCGGACGCAACCTCGCCGGCATGCAGCTCGGACTCACGCCCACTAGCAAGCTCTGA
- a CDS encoding sec-independent translocase, whose product MLGIGLPEFFVIAVVGMLVFGPDRLPEFARQAGRMVRQLRALSKQARDDIRAELGPDYADFELRDLDPRRAIRKHIIEAWDEEDEDQPSSGPSLARGEQPPYDSEAT is encoded by the coding sequence GTGTTGGGGATCGGGCTGCCGGAGTTCTTCGTGATCGCGGTCGTCGGCATGCTCGTCTTCGGCCCCGACCGGCTGCCCGAGTTCGCCCGCCAGGCCGGCCGCATGGTGCGCCAGCTGCGCGCCCTGTCCAAGCAGGCCCGCGACGACATCCGCGCCGAGCTCGGGCCTGACTACGCCGACTTCGAGCTGCGCGACCTCGACCCCCGCCGGGCGATCCGCAAGCACATCATCGAGGCGTGGGACGAGGAGGACGAGGACCAGCCCTCGTCCGGGCCGTCGCTCGCCCGGGGCGAGCAGCCGCCGTACGACAGCGAGGCGACCTAG
- the sigE gene encoding RNA polymerase sigma factor SigE, protein MAHSDQQHQSPDEPSSTRESWDAIVRDHSARVYRLAYRLTGNVADAEDLTQEVFVRVFRSLDDYVPGTFEGWLHRITTNLFLDQARRRSRIRFDHLAHDPGTESVHTGRGLGVAGSSDRVLLDGLFEADVESALASLPPDFRAAVVLCDIEGLSYDEIARVLDLKLGTVRSRIHRGRALLREALSHRAPGPGRQRVAGPVERPGGLGVDA, encoded by the coding sequence ATGGCCCACAGCGACCAGCAGCACCAGAGCCCCGACGAGCCGTCCTCCACCCGCGAGTCGTGGGACGCGATCGTCCGTGACCACTCCGCGCGCGTCTACCGCCTGGCCTACCGACTGACCGGCAACGTCGCCGACGCCGAGGACCTCACCCAGGAGGTCTTCGTGCGGGTCTTCCGCTCCCTCGACGACTACGTCCCCGGCACCTTCGAGGGCTGGCTGCACCGCATCACCACCAACCTCTTCCTCGACCAGGCGCGCCGCCGCTCCCGCATCCGGTTCGACCACCTCGCCCACGACCCGGGCACCGAGTCGGTCCACACCGGCCGTGGCCTGGGCGTCGCGGGGTCCTCCGACCGGGTCCTCCTCGACGGGCTCTTCGAGGCCGACGTCGAGTCCGCGCTCGCCTCACTGCCCCCCGACTTCCGCGCGGCGGTCGTGCTCTGCGACATCGAGGGCCTCTCCTACGACGAGATCGCCCGGGTGCTCGACCTCAAGCTCGGCACGGTCCGCTCGCGCATCCACCGCGGTCGGGCGCTCCTGCGCGAGGCCCTCTCGCACCGCGCCCCCGGGCCGGGCCGCCAGCGCGTGGCCGGCCCCGTCGAGCGACCGGGGGGACTGGGGGTGGACGCGTGA
- a CDS encoding enoyl-CoA hydratase/isomerase family protein yields the protein MSQSSEQRPGVEVTREGGVATLRLTRPEAMNSLDVATKEALRDAVREVADDTSVRCVVLTGSGRAFCVGQDLKEHIGLLAEGAESLFRTVPEHYNPTVLALATMPKPVVAAVNGVAAGAGASLALASDYRLVADTAGFNLAFAGIALSCDTGVSWTLPRIVGRAKAIELLYEPRTIPADEALELGLASRVVPAAELEDTVHELAHRLAQGPTQAYAAIRRSVEYSSTHALPESLAHEAEMMTFTGGTQDHRDAVEAFVAKRKPVFHGR from the coding sequence ATGAGCCAGAGCAGCGAGCAGCGACCGGGCGTCGAGGTCACACGCGAGGGCGGGGTCGCGACCCTGCGCCTCACCCGTCCCGAGGCGATGAACAGCCTCGACGTGGCGACCAAGGAGGCGCTGCGCGACGCGGTCCGCGAGGTCGCCGACGACACGTCGGTGCGCTGCGTCGTGCTCACCGGCAGCGGGCGTGCCTTCTGCGTGGGGCAGGACCTCAAGGAGCACATCGGGCTGCTGGCCGAGGGGGCGGAGTCGCTGTTCCGCACGGTGCCCGAGCACTACAACCCGACCGTGCTCGCGCTCGCCACGATGCCCAAGCCCGTGGTCGCCGCGGTCAACGGCGTCGCCGCAGGGGCCGGGGCCTCGTTGGCGCTGGCCTCCGACTACCGCCTGGTCGCCGACACCGCCGGCTTCAACCTCGCCTTCGCCGGCATCGCGCTCTCGTGCGACACCGGCGTCTCGTGGACCCTCCCCCGCATCGTCGGGCGGGCCAAGGCGATCGAGCTGCTCTACGAGCCGCGCACCATCCCCGCCGACGAGGCCCTGGAGCTGGGCCTGGCCAGCCGCGTGGTGCCCGCCGCCGAGCTCGAGGACACCGTCCACGAGCTGGCCCACCGCCTGGCCCAGGGACCGACCCAGGCCTACGCCGCGATCCGGCGCTCGGTGGAGTACTCCAGCACCCACGCGCTCCCGGAGTCGCTGGCCCACGAGGCCGAGATGATGACGTTCACCGGCGGCACCCAGGACCACCGCGACGCCGTCGAGGCGTTCGTCGCCAAGCGCAAGCCGGTCTTCCACGGCCGCTGA
- a CDS encoding O-methyltransferase — protein sequence MSTGLKPASWTYAEEFLAEDEVLSAARARAQEVRVSPIGTGAGAALRFIASVIEARSVVEIGTGTGVSGLWLLRGMRPDGVLTTVDTEAEHQRLAKKGFTEAGIPSQRARLINGAALEVLPRLTDGAYDLVFCDGDKQEYADYLAEALRLLRPGGVVAFDNALWHDRVADPAQRDPETVAIREVGVAVREHEGLVPLLLPVGDGLLVARKL from the coding sequence ATGTCCACCGGTCTGAAGCCCGCGAGCTGGACCTACGCCGAGGAGTTCCTCGCCGAGGACGAGGTCCTCTCCGCCGCGCGTGCGCGCGCGCAGGAGGTCCGCGTCTCCCCGATCGGCACCGGAGCCGGTGCCGCCCTGCGGTTCATCGCCTCGGTGATCGAGGCCCGCTCCGTCGTCGAGATCGGCACCGGCACCGGCGTCTCCGGCCTGTGGCTCCTGAGGGGCATGCGGCCCGACGGCGTCCTCACCACGGTCGACACCGAGGCCGAGCACCAGCGCCTGGCCAAGAAGGGCTTCACCGAGGCCGGCATCCCCAGCCAGCGCGCCCGCCTGATCAACGGCGCGGCGCTCGAGGTGCTCCCGCGCCTGACCGACGGTGCCTACGACCTGGTCTTCTGCGACGGCGACAAGCAGGAGTACGCCGACTACCTCGCCGAGGCGCTGCGCCTGCTCCGGCCGGGCGGCGTGGTGGCCTTCGACAACGCGCTCTGGCACGACCGGGTGGCCGACCCGGCCCAGCGCGACCCCGAGACCGTGGCCATCCGCGAGGTCGGCGTGGCCGTGCGGGAGCACGAGGGGCTCGTGCCGCTGCTGCTGCCGGTCGGCGACGGTCTCCTGGTGGCCCGCAAGCTCTGA
- a CDS encoding DNA-3-methyladenine glycosylase I, whose product MSADRGAQPGPDGRPRCPWALSTPDYLDYHDTEWGRPLTGGDPDALLFERLSLEAFQSGLSWLTILRKREAFRAAFDGFDPARVAAYDDRDVARLLADAGIVRNAAKVAATIHNAGRVVELDGGFAELVAGHRPAPRPRPRTLDDVPAVTPESTALAKALKRQGFRFVGPTTAYALMQATGLVDDHLEECRRPDEA is encoded by the coding sequence GTGTCGGCTGACCGCGGGGCGCAGCCCGGCCCCGACGGCCGGCCGAGGTGCCCCTGGGCGCTCTCGACGCCGGACTACCTCGACTACCACGACACCGAGTGGGGCCGTCCGCTCACCGGTGGGGACCCCGACGCGCTGCTCTTCGAGCGCCTGTCGCTGGAGGCGTTCCAGTCCGGGCTGAGCTGGCTGACGATCCTGCGCAAGCGGGAGGCCTTCCGCGCGGCCTTCGACGGCTTCGACCCGGCCCGCGTCGCGGCGTACGACGACCGCGACGTCGCGCGCCTCCTGGCCGACGCCGGCATCGTGCGCAACGCGGCGAAGGTGGCGGCGACCATCCACAACGCCGGCCGGGTCGTGGAGCTGGACGGCGGGTTCGCCGAGCTGGTCGCGGGCCACCGCCCCGCCCCCCGGCCGCGTCCGCGCACCCTGGACGACGTCCCCGCCGTGACGCCGGAGTCGACGGCGCTGGCCAAGGCGCTGAAGAGGCAGGGGTTCCGCTTCGTCGGCCCGACGACCGCCTACGCGCTCATGCAGGCCACGGGGCTGGTCGACGACCACCTCGAGGAGTGCCGCCGTCCCGACGAGGCCTGA
- a CDS encoding S1C family serine protease — protein MSFPGDQPPPHPTPYAGGDVPDPDRAPAQQPEAPRPPDNLWAPRPQAPGPTWAPPPGPPPRTSSGTPGWVWPVVAVTALVVGLLGGVLGGALVLGTSGGGAGGLGPLETGRSGTASKGSIAAVAQQLLPSTVQVRVRSGGKGKSVTGGTGSGFVIDRSGHVVTNNHVTEVADGGGTIIVVDNSGKPHDATLVGHSEVYDLAVVKIEDPGDLRPVTFGSSRSMYVGDTVVAIGSPLGLDHTVTAGIVSALDRPVTTGDQDSASYINAVQTDAAINPGNSGGPLVNLAGQVIGVNSAIATTGGGFLGSGESGSIGVGFAIPMEQVRITAQQILTTGKAQYPVIGANVDTGSSRNGAEVVEVPKGTPAAQAGLRKGDRIVAVEDTRVLDGISLIVAIRSHRPGEKLEMTVVRKGAERTLTIKLDAKVG, from the coding sequence GTGAGCTTCCCCGGCGACCAGCCGCCCCCGCACCCGACGCCCTACGCAGGCGGGGACGTCCCCGACCCCGATCGGGCGCCGGCCCAGCAGCCCGAGGCACCCCGCCCGCCCGACAACCTGTGGGCGCCCCGCCCCCAGGCCCCGGGGCCCACCTGGGCCCCGCCGCCCGGACCGCCCCCGCGGACCTCGTCGGGCACCCCGGGGTGGGTGTGGCCGGTGGTCGCGGTGACCGCGCTCGTCGTGGGCCTGCTCGGCGGTGTGCTGGGCGGCGCCCTCGTGCTCGGCACCTCCGGTGGCGGAGCCGGCGGTCTCGGGCCGCTGGAGACGGGCCGCTCGGGCACGGCGTCCAAGGGGTCGATCGCCGCGGTCGCCCAGCAGCTGCTGCCCAGCACCGTGCAGGTCCGGGTGCGCAGCGGCGGCAAGGGCAAGTCCGTCACCGGTGGCACCGGCTCGGGGTTCGTGATCGACCGCTCGGGCCACGTCGTGACCAACAACCACGTCACCGAGGTCGCCGACGGCGGCGGCACGATCATCGTGGTCGACAACTCCGGCAAGCCGCACGACGCGACGCTGGTCGGGCACAGCGAGGTCTACGACCTCGCGGTCGTGAAGATCGAGGACCCCGGCGACCTTCGGCCGGTCACGTTCGGCTCCTCGCGCAGCATGTACGTCGGCGACACGGTCGTGGCGATCGGCTCACCGCTCGGCCTGGACCACACGGTCACCGCCGGCATCGTCAGCGCCCTCGACCGCCCGGTGACCACCGGGGACCAGGACTCCGCGTCCTACATCAACGCGGTCCAGACCGACGCCGCGATCAACCCGGGCAACTCCGGCGGGCCGCTGGTCAACCTGGCCGGTCAGGTGATCGGGGTCAACTCCGCGATCGCGACGACGGGTGGCGGCTTCCTCGGCAGCGGCGAGAGCGGCAGCATCGGGGTCGGCTTCGCGATCCCGATGGAGCAGGTGCGCATCACCGCCCAGCAGATCCTCACCACCGGCAAGGCGCAGTACCCCGTCATCGGGGCCAACGTCGACACCGGCTCCAGCCGCAACGGCGCCGAGGTGGTCGAGGTGCCCAAGGGGACCCCGGCCGCGCAGGCGGGCCTGCGCAAGGGCGACCGCATCGTGGCCGTGGAGGACACCCGGGTGCTCGACGGCATCTCGCTGATCGTGGCGATCCGGTCCCACCGGCCGGGGGAGAAGCTCGAGATGACGGTCGTGCGCAAGGGCGCCGAGCGCACCCTGACGATCAAGCTCGACGCCAAGGTCGGCTAG
- a CDS encoding LOG family protein yields MNERYQGRTWLTGDRAGESTTDQRLLDNRGPSDWVHTDPWRVLRIQSEFVEGFGALAELGPAVAVFGSARTQPDHPTYAQAREVGRLLARAGFAVITGGGPGIMEAANRGAREGDGTSVGLGIELPFEQGMNDHVDLGVNFRYFFARKTMFVKYSQGFIVMPGGFGTFDELFEALTLRQTRKVTAFPLVLLGTDYWCGLVDWIRDTVLEHGAINPQDLELLHVTDDPVEAVQKMVDANRDELAAEAAAARATADGAGRTEDPDAGGSIAP; encoded by the coding sequence TTGAACGAGCGCTACCAGGGCCGCACCTGGCTGACCGGCGACCGGGCCGGGGAGAGCACGACCGACCAGCGCCTGCTCGACAACCGCGGCCCGAGCGACTGGGTGCACACCGACCCGTGGCGCGTGCTGCGCATCCAGTCGGAGTTCGTCGAGGGGTTCGGCGCGCTGGCCGAGCTGGGGCCCGCCGTGGCGGTCTTCGGGTCCGCGCGCACCCAGCCGGACCACCCGACGTACGCCCAGGCGCGGGAGGTGGGGCGGCTGCTGGCACGCGCCGGCTTCGCGGTCATCACCGGTGGCGGGCCCGGGATCATGGAGGCCGCCAACCGCGGGGCCCGCGAGGGCGACGGCACGTCGGTCGGGCTGGGCATCGAGCTGCCCTTCGAGCAGGGCATGAACGACCACGTCGACCTCGGGGTCAACTTCCGCTACTTCTTCGCCCGCAAGACGATGTTCGTCAAGTACTCCCAGGGCTTCATCGTCATGCCCGGCGGCTTCGGCACGTTCGACGAGCTCTTCGAGGCGCTCACGCTGCGCCAGACCCGCAAGGTGACCGCCTTCCCGCTGGTGCTCCTCGGCACCGACTACTGGTGCGGGCTGGTCGACTGGATCCGCGACACGGTGCTCGAGCACGGCGCGATCAACCCGCAGGACCTCGAGCTGCTCCACGTCACCGACGACCCCGTCGAGGCCGTGCAGAAGATGGTCGACGCCAACCGCGACGAGCTGGCCGCCGAGGCCGCGGCCGCCCGTGCCACCGCGGACGGCGCCGGCCGGACCGAGGACCCGGACGCCGGTGGGAGCATCGCCCCATGA
- a CDS encoding leucyl aminopeptidase family protein encodes MPLPSPGAELDGAPPVAVFSGTLREASGADVWALGFRSVDGEHLVGSQVADAADLLPAPVADVLSRARARGAVGEVVEVPVHAGDGAPESVLLVGLGTGTATDLRRAGAALSRRVRGRAHLAVAIGADCLGGDLVAAEERADVAALRALTEGLVLGGFSFDLKTQPGQAAVGQVTLTGVGEGAETAVRQARVTAHAGWFSRALAVMPSNVKNPAWLADRATEVAHAHGLECQVWDEPALERDGFGGVLAVGQASVSGPRFVRLDYAPEGAGRRTPHVVLVGKGITFDTGGLSLKPSDSMAPMKRDMTGAGVVLAVMAALRDLGCPVRVTGLLACAENAVGGAALRPGDVIRHYGGRTTEVTNTDAEGRLVLADGLAYAVDTIEPDVLVDVATLTGAVRIALGQRLGGLFTDDAELADQLVTAGRSSGEPVWHLPLVDDYLERLESRVADADNAGGTPGAITAALFLRPFAGSVRWAHLDLASVGDSPSDQFEWTQGATGFGARLLLRWLCHEAATGRKARR; translated from the coding sequence GTGCCCCTCCCGTCCCCGGGAGCGGAGCTCGACGGTGCACCGCCGGTCGCAGTCTTCTCGGGGACGCTGCGCGAGGCCTCCGGTGCCGACGTGTGGGCGCTCGGCTTCAGGTCCGTCGACGGGGAGCACCTCGTCGGCAGCCAGGTCGCCGACGCCGCCGACCTGCTCCCGGCCCCGGTGGCCGACGTGCTCTCGCGAGCCCGCGCCCGTGGCGCGGTCGGCGAGGTCGTCGAGGTCCCCGTCCACGCCGGTGACGGCGCCCCCGAGTCCGTCCTCCTGGTCGGGCTCGGCACGGGCACCGCGACCGACCTCCGCCGGGCAGGGGCCGCGCTGTCGCGCCGCGTCCGGGGGAGGGCCCACCTCGCGGTGGCGATCGGCGCCGACTGCCTCGGCGGCGACCTGGTGGCCGCGGAGGAGCGCGCCGACGTCGCCGCCCTGCGCGCCCTGACCGAGGGGCTCGTGCTCGGCGGCTTCTCCTTCGACCTCAAGACCCAGCCCGGGCAGGCGGCCGTCGGCCAGGTGACCCTCACCGGGGTCGGTGAGGGTGCCGAGACCGCCGTCCGCCAGGCACGGGTCACCGCCCACGCCGGGTGGTTCTCCCGGGCGCTCGCGGTCATGCCCTCCAACGTCAAGAACCCCGCCTGGCTGGCCGACCGCGCCACCGAGGTCGCCCACGCCCACGGGCTGGAGTGCCAGGTGTGGGACGAGCCGGCCCTCGAGCGCGACGGGTTCGGCGGCGTGCTCGCCGTGGGCCAGGCCTCGGTCTCCGGGCCACGGTTCGTGCGGCTGGACTACGCGCCCGAGGGTGCCGGCCGCCGCACTCCCCACGTCGTGCTGGTCGGCAAGGGCATCACCTTCGACACCGGCGGCCTCTCGCTCAAGCCCTCGGACTCGATGGCCCCGATGAAGCGCGACATGACCGGGGCCGGGGTGGTGCTGGCCGTGATGGCCGCCCTGCGCGACCTCGGCTGCCCGGTCCGCGTGACCGGTCTGCTCGCCTGCGCCGAGAACGCCGTCGGCGGAGCGGCCCTGCGCCCCGGTGACGTGATCCGTCACTACGGCGGTCGCACCACCGAGGTCACCAACACCGACGCCGAGGGCCGCCTGGTGCTCGCCGACGGGCTCGCCTACGCCGTCGACACGATCGAGCCCGACGTCCTGGTCGACGTCGCCACGCTCACCGGGGCGGTCCGCATCGCCCTGGGCCAGCGCCTGGGCGGCCTGTTCACCGACGACGCCGAGCTGGCCGACCAGCTGGTCACCGCCGGCCGCTCGTCCGGCGAGCCGGTCTGGCACCTGCCGCTGGTCGACGACTACCTCGAGCGCCTCGAGTCCCGGGTCGCCGACGCCGACAACGCGGGCGGCACCCCCGGGGCGATCACCGCGGCGCTGTTCCTGCGCCCCTTCGCGGGGTCGGTCCGGTGGGCCCACCTCGACCTCGCCTCGGTCGGCGACTCGCCCTCCGACCAGTTCGAGTGGACCCAGGGCGCCACCGGCTTCGGTGCGCGCCTGCTGCTGAGGTGGTTGTGCCACGAGGCCGCCACGGGAAGGAAGGCACGCCGATGA
- a CDS encoding DUF3117 domain-containing protein → MAAMKPRTGDGPLEVTKEGRGIVMRVPLEGGGRLVVELNADEAGALGDALKEVVG, encoded by the coding sequence ATGGCGGCCATGAAGCCACGGACCGGGGACGGCCCGCTCGAGGTCACCAAGGAGGGTCGCGGCATCGTGATGCGCGTCCCCCTGGAGGGTGGCGGGCGACTCGTGGTCGAGCTGAACGCCGACGAGGCCGGCGCCCTCGGTGACGCCCTCAAGGAGGTCGTGGGCTGA
- a CDS encoding DUF1003 domain-containing protein, whose product MRREHRERSEADRQERLDQPKDTRRLRRPRFEDDAFGRFAEQFARFMGTARFLLYMTAFVIAWVAWNWLAPGAFDAYPFIFLTLMLSLQASYAAPLILLAQNRQEDRDRVIAEQDRLDNSRAHADMEFLAREMASLRMALGEVATRDYVRSELRTLLSEIEERLQDDDDLSEGHEPPSEERHTPSP is encoded by the coding sequence CTGCGCCGCGAGCACCGCGAGCGCAGCGAGGCCGATCGCCAGGAGCGGCTCGACCAGCCCAAGGACACCCGCCGACTGCGGCGGCCCCGCTTCGAGGACGACGCGTTCGGCCGCTTCGCCGAGCAGTTCGCGCGCTTCATGGGCACCGCGCGGTTCCTGCTCTACATGACCGCCTTCGTCATCGCGTGGGTGGCGTGGAACTGGCTGGCGCCGGGGGCCTTCGACGCCTACCCCTTCATCTTCCTGACCCTGATGCTCAGCCTCCAGGCGTCGTACGCCGCACCGCTGATCCTGCTCGCGCAGAACCGCCAGGAGGACCGCGACCGGGTGATCGCCGAGCAGGACCGCCTCGACAACTCCCGTGCCCACGCCGACATGGAGTTCCTGGCTCGCGAGATGGCCAGCCTGCGCATGGCGCTGGGCGAGGTGGCGACCCGCGACTACGTCCGCTCCGAGCTGCGCACCCTGCTCTCCGAGATCGAGGAGCGCCTGCAGGACGACGACGACCTCTCCGAGGGGCACGAGCCCCCGAGCGAGGAACGCCACACCCCGTCGCCCTGA
- a CDS encoding DivIVA domain-containing protein, with amino-acid sequence MMWFFSVLIVAVMGVAAVAATGRLGGLSETYDDRPDSRVPADGPLTAEDLEAVRFTSALRGYRMSEVDALLDRLVEELRAAQGARPRPADAEPVPEPEPEQEHGVG; translated from the coding sequence ATGATGTGGTTCTTCTCCGTCCTCATCGTCGCGGTGATGGGCGTGGCCGCCGTGGCCGCCACCGGCCGCCTCGGGGGGCTCTCGGAGACCTACGACGACCGGCCCGACTCGCGGGTGCCGGCCGACGGCCCGCTCACCGCCGAGGACCTGGAGGCCGTGCGGTTCACCAGCGCGCTGCGCGGCTACCGCATGTCGGAGGTCGACGCCCTGCTCGACCGGCTCGTCGAGGAGCTGCGGGCCGCGCAGGGCGCTCGGCCCCGCCCGGCCGACGCCGAGCCGGTGCCCGAGCCGGAGCCGGAGCAGGAGCACGGTGTCGGCTGA
- the dapE gene encoding succinyl-diaminopimelate desuccinylase, producing the protein MPSTPPTTPPTTPPTTPARSTTLDLTQDPVTLTATLVDLPSESGEEQAIADAVEAALRVLPHLEVQRFGHTVVARTHLGRDERVVLAGHLDTVPENANLPSRLEDGILHGLGTCDMKGGVAVALHLAATLPEPSRDVTFLFYECEEVDSARNGLTKLAASHPELLEADFAVLMEPSDAVVEAGCQGTLRAEVVARGQRSHSARAWMGSNAIHAAGAVLDRLRAYEPRKPVIDGLGYHEGLNATRISGGVAGNVIPDECRLEVNYRFAPDRSTEEAEAFVRDLFEGFEVTVLDLSPGALPGLSVPAAADFVAAVGGTANPKFGWTDVARFSALGVPAVNFGPGDPMYAHRQDEHVPVEHVRRVERQLRSWLES; encoded by the coding sequence CGACCTGACCCAGGACCCGGTGACGCTCACCGCCACGCTGGTGGACCTCCCGTCGGAGAGCGGCGAGGAGCAGGCGATCGCCGACGCGGTGGAGGCGGCGCTGCGCGTCCTGCCCCACCTCGAGGTGCAGCGGTTCGGCCACACGGTCGTGGCGCGCACCCACCTCGGCCGCGACGAGCGCGTCGTGCTGGCCGGTCACCTCGACACCGTCCCGGAGAACGCCAACCTCCCCTCCCGGCTCGAGGACGGCATCCTGCACGGGCTCGGCACGTGCGACATGAAGGGCGGCGTGGCCGTGGCCCTCCACCTCGCCGCGACGCTGCCCGAGCCGAGCCGCGACGTGACCTTCCTGTTCTACGAGTGCGAGGAGGTCGACTCCGCGCGCAACGGGCTGACCAAGCTCGCGGCGAGCCACCCCGAGCTGCTCGAGGCCGACTTCGCGGTCCTGATGGAGCCCTCCGACGCCGTCGTGGAGGCGGGCTGCCAGGGCACGCTGCGCGCCGAGGTCGTGGCCCGCGGCCAGCGCTCCCACTCCGCGCGGGCGTGGATGGGCTCCAACGCGATCCACGCCGCGGGCGCGGTGCTCGACCGGCTCCGTGCCTACGAGCCGCGCAAGCCCGTCATCGACGGGCTCGGCTACCACGAGGGGCTCAACGCCACCCGCATCTCCGGCGGGGTCGCCGGCAACGTGATCCCCGACGAGTGCCGCCTGGAGGTCAACTACCGCTTCGCCCCGGACCGGTCGACCGAGGAGGCCGAGGCCTTCGTCCGCGACCTGTTCGAGGGGTTCGAGGTCACGGTCCTCGACCTCTCGCCCGGGGCCCTGCCCGGCCTGTCGGTGCCGGCGGCGGCGGACTTCGTGGCCGCGGTCGGCGGGACCGCCAACCCCAAGTTCGGCTGGACCGACGTCGCGCGCTTCAGCGCCCTCGGGGTCCCCGCGGTGAACTTCGGCCCGGGCGACCCGATGTACGCCCACCGCCAGGACGAGCACGTCCCCGTCGAGCACGTACGACGGGTGGAGCGCCAGCTGCGCAGCTGGCTCGAGAGCTGA